GAATCCCGCCTAGAGCCTTATGATTAGATACACATAGTCCTAGTTGTAATCATTTATTCATGAGATTAATTGAGACAAGATATGATATATGCTTGTTATCATAACGGACTTGTATAAAAATACATGTCTCTATCTTCAATAGTTACTTTGTGATAATTGGGTATTCATACTTAATATCTAAGTATTCACTATCGATTTACTAATTGTCAACACAGTTCTTTTTATGTAGATGGTGAAAATGCATTTATTTTCCCCATAGCttatgtaaaaaaatagatacaaaTAATCATATACAATATCAATGCTATATCTGAGACTTAATAAAATTGCTATATTATATCTCTTGTGTGATTGTTCTCTTCTTCGCCCCCTCATCTCCAAATCTTGGCTCCACCACTGGAGCCAACAATACTAAAATTTGGATTATATTAGTGCCAAAATTTGTCAAGACTTGCCAACACTTTGGCAATGATatggattaaaaaaaatgatgacaACAATTTTGGTAATTAAAGGAAATTATCCCCCTCCTTTTATCTATGACATGTGGGTCTATAATTGTCATCTAAATTTGGACGCACAATTGCTTTGGCTAGATTGGTTTGGAATGAGTGTTTTTGTTTATGCTTACAATTTGGTCATGATTAAGAGCCTATTTGGTTGGACTaaggttttttttaaagtttCTTTTAAAAACTGTTTatagaaaaactatttttaattgGTTTTTAATGTGGATgaaatatatagtatatataatACCTATCAGAATATCATCCTTCAGAAGCTATAAAAGCCCCTCCATACCAGTTTCTGCCTTCTGGTAATAATAACAGCTTTTGTCTCTCAAAAGTTATTTATAGAAACAAATTATTTAGTTTAACTTTCTGTTTCTGAGTAGCCTAAGAATTGGTAGGGACGTTGCGCTACAACCCAAATAGCCTCTAAGACATTACACATGGCAATTGCGTCGTTATCATAGCAGCACCGTGAGAATTGACTTGTCATCCAAAATGTGTTACGCGTAGTACCAGACTCTAAACATTGCAATTGCATTACGCATACTCACCGGGAGGCCTGCGTAGTTGTATGGCATCGCCAATTCACAGTAAATCTTAGGAGGAGAATTGTTGGAGAATTGTCGGATTCCCCTGGTGTTCCCTTTTTCGATCGTTGTGGGAAGTATGGAACCTTCTGCGAGACTTGTGTCTGCCCTACTACacttgcaagaaatgaagttcATGCTTTGTGGTGCACAACAATTGCACAGGTGTTTAAGCTTTTGGCAGTTTCGATAAAATTTTGCCACCGTATGGTTTGAAGCTAATGTTTTTGTAAGACATTCTCTTACTTATAGCCGTctatttcatttctttttttttgaaaggatgAAATTACATTAAAACAGTAGCACCGTACATCCCCATATTACAACAAAGATCccatgaaaagaaaaaattacaaCTAAGTCCTCTTGGATCATTTCCAACTCCGAAATCAGCTTCTCCTGTTGTTGACGCCATGGAAGGTCACCGGAACCGGAACCGGCTCCACTGCTACGTCGAGAGGAAGGTCCAAACTTTGGAATCTGCCATATCATCCAACGCTCTGGACCATCCAAGACATATCTACTCCACCGAAAGTGCATCAGCTTCCACCTCACCAGACGCAAGAGGGAAAGGAACATGGCGCTACCACCTTCAATGAAGAGTAGCAGCCTAGAGATGTATCTGCAACAGCTCACCATGGATACTCCACCATGACCCGACCAGAAGGAAACTCCTCCACTAGCGATAAAGTCGCCAGGCTGGAAGCAAAACATAGACATAGGGGTCACTAAAAGCTCCATCACACTCGCAGAAAGACAAAACAATACTAACCTCCTTCGATTGTCATCAAAGATGTCACCAACACTATCACCGTCGCCAGAGATACCGAAGAGGATCGGAACCCTAGGTGGAgacgccatggccgccgccagGATAAACCTACCTAGCCTAAATACTAGGGAGCACCTACAACCGCGCGTCGAGGACTTGGCCTCCCTCTCCCTGGACGCCGTCGAGGGCgccagagggagagggagctagCAGATCAGCAGTGGAACTCAAGAGTCACCTTCGATTCGCCCTTTAGTACTGTAGATGGGAAAGAGCAGCGTTCCATGACTTGAATTAGTGATACCGTCTATTTCATTTTCGATGCCATAGTTGGCCAAATCTTGGGCCACTAAATTGATGGTCCAGGTTTTGACATGCCAAAATATTAGGCTCGGTTTGTGTGTGCTACTTTCGTTTGCTAACCAAAAGGGCCCATAAGACTCCATCAAACTCGAGCCCACGTATATTGCTggtgtttttgcaattttttatttttatattttgaaaataaaaattgcaaaaaaataaatttcgttttaaaaaatttacaaaactaGGTTactagatttttaaaaaataaatctatcaCCTTTCCAACAGGCaacatgtttaaaaaattaaaaaaatacaacattccaatgctctcaaaattcaaaatactatcgaaatagtcatgaaaattctgaaaaaaaatatatggtgCAAATGATGctataataaaatatatggtttAGAGCAATGAAATTagtcttttttgtttttattgcatagatcatatttttgtctttttaaaaaagctaaatcatagtatcctctacaccaTCAAGTGTTTTCCTCACTATTTTggtagtattttaaattttaagagcaatgaaagtattttttatttttaaactgtctCCCTTCCCACCGGTGATAATAATCTAGttctgtgattttttattttcgaaatataaaaataaaaagctcgGTGTTTTTAACCTACGAAGCCCAACGTAGCATATGAAAAGCCCGTTTGTAGTTAGCCAGCCCCTTTCGCCCACTGGAAGGAATCGGGTCCATTCGCAACAGTAGCGTCCGCCTTCGACTTATTTTTAGTGGCGAATCATCAATTAATTCGGAAGAAAGGGCCAGAGCACACGTAGAAATTAGAGTCCGCTGGCCTCGTGCCCTCACACCCGCCTTGGCGCCTTGCAAGCGGCAACGCCATCTGCTCCAAGACACTAGAAAAGGGCGCGGCAATGGCCATGGCGGCGCTGCGCGAGGCATCCCGCTGCCTGCGCTTCGCGTCCAGGGGGAGCCCCAGCTCCTCGGCCGCGCGCCCCGTGCTCGTCGCGCGCTCTCGCAGCATCACCTACAAGCTCTTCGTCGGAGGTTGGTTTGTTACCTCAGTTGCCAGCCCTCTCCCCCCCTCACTCGCGCGTTACCGCCTGGATCAGTACAGTTCGTTTTGCGTCTTATCGCCTCTCATGAGTTTCCCTGGTAGAGGAACATCATCTGCTGCGTGGCTGATGCGTCGCGGGGCGTGCGTGCCTAGTGTTCGACAGAATGCCCGTGCAGGCAGTGCACTTTGATGCCGTATTTCTACGCTATAGTTACACTAGTACTATTTAGCTGTACGTTGCTTGAGTTTTGCTGCTACGAAGGACGGAAGGAGATTAGTAGGGTGTCTGATTTGAGGAATGAGGTGTCACATGTTTGGTTTGAGAAGTGGAATGGGTGGATCCATCACCAGCTCATTCCCACAAGCACATAAATAGTGTAAATATGAGGAATGGTGTCATCCCACCAAAACTCATAGGATGAACACAATGGAGAATCCCATCTAGGATGGATTTACCCCTCAAACCAAACATCCTATAGAAGTCGGAGTAGGTGTCAATGGCTGCTTGTTTTTTTTAGCTGATGGTGTTTAGTCCTTTTGTTTTCAAGAAAATAAATGTTCTGGGGCATTCGTTAATATGTTGTCCGTCTTTGAGCAAAGGATCGTGTTTAGCAACAGAGTACGGGTAGGTGCATGTTTTCTATAACTTTCATTTATCTTTTAAAAGTGGGTGCCCTTCTAGAAGGAGGGCCTGTTATCTAGGACTAGGAGTCTAGGACGCTTATGTTCTAGTGCTTTATTACTTTGTgggaagaaagaaataaaaaattacatggAGTACGTATTTTTTTCGAACAGAATACATATTCAACCCATTTTTCTCCTAAAGTTCTAGATGCAATAGGAGTTACCATATATGACTAATCAACCGAATTTAAGTACTAGATTCCAACGAACAGCTTATGAGAATATTTATATAGCATGTTTTTACTCccgggtgtatgtactcccactcTAAAAGGTGTTTAGAAAGAAGTATGTACATcttaaaaatagtatatatacataacaGGGAGTATATATTTCACTTAAAAAGAAATATACACATCtcagaaaatagtatatacatcttaaaaagtagtatatacatctcaGAGTAGTATATACTTCAATTATAACGGGATCAACTATGGATCCAGCCGGAAGTACAGattagttttcctatatatatatattgttaataaggaaaacaaaatatctatccctagatattctagcaagggtTGGTATTTTGTTAATCTATGCTGCTTTACACTGAATTATGCCAAGTTATTAACTACACATATTCACACTAATATCAGTTGCTAGTCATGTACTCGTATTGTTCTTGCAAGTAACACAGTGTTGCATAGGAGTAATATTATTTGAAATCTGAGATTTCTGAGAAGCGCCTGAGCTCAATCTGAGCTGATTTTCTCATTGGGGATTAAAACACAAACACCATACACATTTGAGAATCGCTGGGACCAGTAGGAAACTATTGTCCAATTCTCTCTAGAAAATTGTGTCCATAAGTGTCGTTTCTATAGCCTCCTCTGAGTCCTCTATCCTTTTGCAGGCCTATCGCAATTTGCGACTGAAGACAACCTAGCAGAAGCTTTCTCGCGGTACGGCCAAGTAATAGAAGGTCTATCTTATCACTTGCCAGAACAAACTTCTGTTGATATTCGCTGTGTCTGACGTTATTACCCAAGTTGGAGCTTCTTGTTTGAGTGCAGCTACGGTTGTAACGGATAAGGTGACCAACAGACCGAAAGGATTCGGCTTTGTGAAATTTGCCTCTGAGGAAGAAGCCAATAACGCAAGGGAAGAGATGAACGGCAAGGCAAGAGACTACTCCTTGGTTTATGTTTTTGGTATCAtgtatgttcttttttatgCCATTTGGAAAAGAGCTGAGAAATGCAAGCTTGTGACAGGTACTGAACGGCCGAGTTATATATGTCGACAATGCAAAGGCCAAACTGGACCGTGCCGCAGATGCCGGTCCAATAGCGAGAGGTCCTCCCAAGCCAATTAGCAACGACTGATAAACGCCTGATTTGTGCATACTTCCTTTTCCCTGTCTCTATTATACTACTACCACTCAGATTCAGAAGCTCTTAGATAAAAGGTAATGTGTAATAATGTGATGAAATTTTGAGTTTTTGCGAGAACATAAAGAGTCCAGTTAAACATCCTGGGTACTTATAACATGTGCTGCTATAAGCTTATAACGCTATTCACACGAACTGTCTAGTTGATGTTACGGATTTCACTTGCATACGGTAGTTGCATGTGCTCTTCAAGCTGCCCTAGATTCTAGAACAGTACGTATGTTAACCCGTTGCAATTCTGTTTGGAACCAATGCTTTGTAGTTCGTCTGTACTTCATCTGATCCCTGGAAGTTGGGAAAAGTAATTGATTGTGGAATAATGAATGCTAATGCACTCAACGAGAGATATTTTCTTCTGTATTATTCTCATTGTTTGGTTGAATGAGAACGATGTGCATCAGTACATGGTATGATAGATGTACCGTTCCTTGTTAGAGCTAATCTTGATATTTTGCATGTTTATTACGTTAGTTTGCATAGGAGTCTAGTTCTTAGCATTGCAGCAGTACAAGACCCGGTAGATCAAGAAGAGCTTGGCGTGCGAGATGTTCAAGCTGCTGTCTTGAACCGGAACGGAAGCGTGAGAAGCAGCACCAAAAGGCCTTGCTTGAGTGTTGTGTGGATCAATCGAGTGTGCAGGGAGGTGAGTGAATCACCAGGCTGTGCTCGCGTTCCAGAGAGCTGCGCGTCACGTTCAGGTGATCAGAGTGGCGCAGCGGAAGCAAGGGTGTAGCCAACATTTGGTATTCAGAGCGAAGGTATGACGAAGACGATGCCGCGCGACGACGCTTCACCGAGCAGAGCCATTGTGAGCAGTGGTGCGGGCAACTCGatgacgacggcgacgacggggaGGCTCCCGTACCCGATGCTGACAAGGACGAACTACGCGGCATGGGCGATGAGGATGAAGTACCTCCTGCGAACCAATGGCGCATGGGGTGCTGTTGTTCGTAAGAAGGAGTCCGAGGGCGTTGATGAGAGCAAGGACCAGCTGGCCTTGTCGATCATCTCCCAGTCGATCGACGACGAAACGCTGCTACGAGTTGCGGAGAAGGAGACCGCCTCCGATGTGTGGGTGGCACTGCGCTCCATGCATGTGGGCGTCGAGCGCGTCCGGGAGGCAAGGATCCAGTCCTTGCGCTTGGATTTTGATAACCTTAAGATGAGTGATGCAGAGTCCGTGGATGATTTCGCGGAGAAGTTCATGACGCTAGTCGGGCGCATACGTGAGCTTGGAGATGCGATGGAAGAGAAGTACGTCGTGAAGAAGCTGCTGCGAACCGTCTCCAACAAGTTCATGAACGTTGCTTCGTCAATAATGTTATTCGGCGACATCAACTCTATGGCCATGGAGGAGGCTATTGGGTCACTAAAGGCACATGAAGAGCTGCTCAAGGGACGAGAGGTCCAAACAGAAGAGCAACTTCTCATGGCAAGAGGACATGACTCGTTGCGAGGACGAGGtcgtggccgtggccgtggcgAAGGGCGCAAAGACAAGAGCAAGGTACAATGTTATAACTGTCAAGAGTATGGACATTATGCTTGGGAATGTcctaagaaagaaaaagaggagaaagcCCTGTTAGCTCAAGGCTACACAAGCGACGAACCAACACTTCTTTGAAGCTACAGGTGGAAAATGGCATATCAAGATTAGGGGGGTGATTGTTAGAGCTAATCTTGATATTTTGCATGTTTATTACGTTAGTTTGCATAGGAGTCTAGTTCTTAGCATTGCAGCAGTACAAGACCCGGTAGATCAAGAAGAGCTTGGCGTGCGAGATGTTCAAGCTGCTGTCTTGAACCGGAACGGAAGCGTGAGAAGCAGCACCAAAAGGCCTTGCTTGAGTGTTGTGTGGATCAATCGAGTGTGCAGGGAGGTGAGTGAATCACCAGGCTGTGCTCGCGTTCCAGAGAGCTGCGCGTCACGTTCAGGTGATCAGAGTGGCGCAGCGGAAGCAAGGGTGTAGCCAACATTCCTAACTATTACTACTAAGGAAAAGGTGTAACACAAAAAAAGTTCGCTACTCGATCTGATGACATGCCTGTGCACCTACATGGTAGTTGGATTTGTTGCCGAGTTCGTCGGCGGCCAAAAAGAGCCGCGCACGAACTTGTCCGGCCGTCAGCCGGCAGGCGCCGATCACCGGAGCGCGACAGCGCCGAGGAAGGTCAGCACGACGACGGCGCTGGCGACGGAGCAGCACAGATCCAAGAGTGCCTCGCGTCGCGCCTTGCTCTCCttcctccccttcttcctcttcacgAACTCTTCGTACCTCCTCTTCGCCTCCTCCGGCTCTTTCTCGCCTCCCCTCCTCTGCCCTTCCATTGCCGCGGCAAGAAGCCGCAGCGTGCCCTCGCCGCTGACCGCGGCGCCGTCGGCATCCTCCACGGCGAGGCTGACCTCGTTGACGTGCCCGGCCCCCTCGGAGCAGGTCACGGTGGCCTCGAACTTGCACCCGCCCAGCACCACCGCGAACCGCACCATCGTCTCGCCGGTGTACCAGTGCCGGTCCACCGCCACCGCGCGCCGGCTCGACACGTTCACCGCCCGGCCGCGGGCGGGGTCCACGACCACCCAGCTCAGCTCCAGCTCCGCCGGCGACGACACCGCCTCCAGCGCCGGCTTCTTGTGCTCGACGGCCTCCACGCGGAACGGCGAGCCGAGGAACCACGACGACGACGCTGGCGTCTCCACCACGCGGGACAGCAGGGGCGCGCCCCTGCAGTAGACGTCCACCGCAGAGACGAGCTCCCCGGGGAGCTCGAGCTCGCCCTCCCCTCCACCGAGGCCCGCGGCGTCCGGGGACGGGAACGGGAACGCGTCGGCGAAGAGCCGGTGCGGCGGGACTGCGGCGAGGAGCCGGCGCTCGCCCGCCAGTGACGGCCACTCGGCGAGGCAGAGCGCGCGCCACGTCTCCGGGTCCGCTGCCAGCGCCCGGAGCCCGGCCGTCGCGCAGCTCGCGGCAGCCAGCGACCGGCCGTCCAGCCGCCGCAGCGCGCGGGCCAGCACGTCGGCGTGCAGATCCTCTATCGTAGTCACCATCTCGCTCCTGTGATCCTGCTCTCTTCCAGTAACTCTTGGCTTGTGATGCGAAGACGCTAGCCGCACGGGATTATATAGAGAAGTCGAATAAAAGCGCGCGGGATACTATAGTAAACTCCGGTCAAAGCATTTCCCCTTGTACATCGCCTCATTACTGCTGCTGGCGCATTTGTTTCCGCGAGGTGTCTTCGGCCGAAAACGACGGGGCCCAGCGTGAATTTTTCTCTCTGTGTTTCGGCGCTCGATTTATCGCGTGCCAGAACGGGGGGCCGCAGTGGCGCTGCCGTGGCGTTGGACGGGAAGCGGTCGATGGGGCGTGCCGGCTCGCAGCGTGGCACGGCTCCGCGGCCGTGCGGCTGGACGCGTGGTGCGGGGTCGCTCACGCGCGGCTTGGGGTGTCTCCCGTACCGTGCCGGGCCGCGCTCCCTCGCACGCGCCCGGGGGCGTGTGACGCGCGTTTTCACCGGGCGGAGGCCGCGTTTCCCCCAGGTTTTCTACGCGCGCGCCGGTGCGGCCGCTGCCGGAGCGTTCGCGTGGACGGGCGCGGGCACGGCTCACCGAAGGAAGCAGTGCGCTGTCCCTTCTCGATTTCCCTGTCTCCAAAGAGAGGGTGGTGAGCCGTGAACCGTTCACGTGACGGCCAGATTTGTGGCGTGGCTACCACGAACGCTACGAGCCTACTGGCTTCTAGGAGCCGCGAGCCATCGGAGGCGTAATTGCGTTAGTAGGATATCGTTTTCTTGAATGGTGATCATCATCTGTACCGCCGACGAAGAGGCGATTCATGTGAGGTTTTTAGGGGCTACTGCTGCACGAGCTGTTTAGGGGCTCGAATCTATGTGTAGCCTAGCTAAACTAGCTAGTAGCAAATGCTTTCCAATCGGAAGGTCGGAGATTTTTCGTGAAAAGGCGAATTGATATCACCACAATCTACGCTTCATGCCAACGCTGCCTGCACCCTCGCCCGCGTGAGGAAGCCTGTGATGTTAGGGGTAAGGCCCTCTCCAACAGGATctgcaaatttgaggattctagtgctacagtactttgcagagtactgtagcactaagaAATTCGTCTCCAACAGAGTCTGcatccagtgatacagtactgctacagtgatagtgataggggatgctgtaatagtattttgaggatgaaaatttgaggtagctgttggagatggcctaaggaTGACAATTTAATCTGATTATCTGTTTATTTATAGATAAATATTCTAATAGAGTCAAATATGTATTACATTTGATACTTGTATGTACGTTCGTAGCGAATAATATTACCAATGGATATACGAGTATAGGTAAGACATACTCATATCTACACGTACTTGTACAACTCGTTTACCCATATAACCTCTACAACGGGTGCGCCCAATGCTCCAAACCCTAATATACTTACCCCTTTAGTCCTTCTCAGTTTCCCAATCTAGCAAACAATACTATTTATCattcatcatgactagaactaGATAAAAAAACTCGAGGTTCACGAGCTAGCTTGGGCTCGTGGAGGCTTGGCTCGACTCAGCTTGGCTCGTTTGGAAAACGAGCCGAGCCCGAGCCATCTTGCTGGCTCATTTCCGAATCGAACCGAGCTGAGCTAGCTCGTGAGCCAAATGAGCATATGCTCTTCTAAGTCTATCGATCTCATCTCACTCCCTCGTCCCTACTCGCTACTCCCCATAGGAAATGGCACTCCCACCCACCCTCGCCTCATCTTCTCCCTCCCGagctctctcctttctctcactcactcccctCTCCATTTCTCCCTAACACAGCACCGCCGAGCTCCTTCACTTTCTCTGCTCAGCGTGCCACTATGCAAAATCCTTTGTGCCTAAGCTGGATCTACCTAGCCTGATTAGCAAGGAGACAGAAGAAGCGTCATCGAGAGGTCTGATGCCTTTCTCCATCACGTGCTC
This genomic window from Phragmites australis chromosome 7, lpPhrAust1.1, whole genome shotgun sequence contains:
- the LOC133924178 gene encoding small RNA-binding protein 11, chloroplastic-like; this translates as MAMAALREASRCLRFASRGSPSSSAARPVLVARSRSITYKLFVGGLSQFATEDNLAEAFSRYGQVIEATVVTDKVTNRPKGFGFVKFASEEEANNAREEMNGKVLNGRVIYVDNAKAKLDRAADAGPIARGPPKPISND
- the LOC133925464 gene encoding uncharacterized protein LOC133925464; amino-acid sequence: MPRDDASPSRAIVSSGAGNSMTTATTGRLPYPMLTRTNYAAWAMRMKYLLRTNGAWGAVVRKKESEGVDESKDQLALSIISQSIDDETLLRVAEKETASDVWVALRSMHVGVERVREARIQSLRLDFDNLKMSDAESVDDFAEKFMTLVGRIRELGDAMEEKYVVKKLLRTVSNKFMNVASSIMLFGDINSMAMEEAIGSLKAHEELLKGREVQTEEQLLMARGHDSLRGRGRGRGRGEGRKDKSKVQCYNCQEYGHYAWECPKKEKEEKALLAQGYTSDEPTLL
- the LOC133924179 gene encoding probable F-box protein At2g36090, encoding MVTTIEDLHADVLARALRRLDGRSLAAASCATAGLRALAADPETWRALCLAEWPSLAGERRLLAAVPPHRLFADAFPFPSPDAAGLGGGEGELELPGELVSAVDVYCRGAPLLSRVVETPASSSWFLGSPFRVEAVEHKKPALEAVSSPAELELSWVVVDPARGRAVNVSSRRAVAVDRHWYTGETMVRFAVVLGGCKFEATVTCSEGAGHVNEVSLAVEDADGAAVSGEGTLRLLAAAMEGQRRGGEKEPEEAKRRYEEFVKRKKGRKESKARREALLDLCCSVASAVVVLTFLGAVALR